The following are from one region of the Muntiacus reevesi chromosome 3, mMunRee1.1, whole genome shotgun sequence genome:
- the NDUFS1 gene encoding NADH-ubiquinone oxidoreductase 75 kDa subunit, mitochondrial, translating into MLRIPVRKALVGLSKSSKGCVRTTATAASNLIEVFVDGQSVMVEPGTTVLQACEKVGMQIPRFCYHERLSVAGNCRMCLVEIEKAPKVVAACAMPVMKGWNILTNSEKTKKAREGVMEFLLANHPLDCPICDQGGECDLQDQSMMFGSDRSRFLEGKRAVEDKNIGPLVKTIMTRCIQCTRCIRFASEIAGVDDLGTTGRGNDMQVGTYIEKMFMSELSGNIIDICPVGALTSKPYAFTARPWETRKTESIDVMDAVGSNIVVSTRTGEVMRILPRMHEDINEEWISDKTRFAYDGLKRQRLTEPMVRNEKGLLTHTTWEDALSRVAGMLQSFQGNDVAAIAGGLVDAEALIALKDLLNRVDSDTLCTEEVFPTVGAGTDLRSNYLLNTTIAGVEEADVVLLVGTNPRFEAPLFNARIRKSWLHNDLKVALIGSPVDLTYRYDHLGDSPKILQDIASGSHPFSQVLQEAKKPMVVLGSSALQRNDGAAILAAVSNIAQKVRTSSGITGDWKVMNILHRIASQVAALDLGYKPGVEAIRKNPPKMLFLLGADGGCITRQDLPKDCFIVYQGHHGDVGAPIADVILPGAAYTEKSATYVNTEGRAQQTKVAVTPPGLAREDWKIIRALSEIAGMTLPYDTLDQVRNRLEEVSPNLVRYDDVEGANYFQQASELSKLVNQQLLADPLVPPQLTIKDFYMTDSISRASQTMAKCVKAVTEGAHAVEEPSIC; encoded by the exons GCTTGTGAGAAGGTTGGCATGCAGATTCCTCGATTCTGTTATCACGAAAGGTTGTCTGTTGCTGGAAACTGCAGGATGTGCCTTGTTGAAATTGAGAAAGCTCCTAAG GTTGTAGCTGCTTGTGCCATGCCAGTAATGAAAGGTTGGAATATCCTGACAAACTCTGAGAAAACTAAGAAAGCCAG AGAAGGTGTGATGGAGTTCTTATTAGCAAATCACCCACTGGACTGTCCTATTTGTGACCAGGGAGGTGAATGTGATCTGCAG GACCAGTCCATGATGTTTGGAAGTGATAGGAGCCGGTTTTTAGAGGGGAAACGTGCTGTGGAGGACAAGAACATTGGGCCATTGGTAAAAACCATTATGACTAGATGTATACAGTGTACTCGCTGCATCAG GTTTGCAAGTGAGATTGCCGGAGTGGACGATTTGGGAACTACAGGCAGAGGAAACGACATGCAAGTTGGCACCTACATTGAAAAGATGTTCATGTCTGAGCTGTCTGGCAATATCATTGACATCTGCCCTGTAGGTGCCCTGACCTCTAAGCCCTATGCCTTTACCGCTCGGCCTTGGGAAACAAG AAAGACAGAGTCCATTGATGTAATGGATGCAGTTGGAAGTAATATTGTGGTCAGCACAAGAACTGGAGAGGTAATGAGGATTTTGCCACGGATGCACGAAGACATCAATGAAGAATGGATCTCTGATAAAACCAG ATTTGCCTATGATGGGCTAAAACGTCAAAGACTTACCGAACCGATGGTCAGAAATGAAAAGGGACTTTTAACACATACCACCTGGGAGGATGCACTCTCTCGTGTAGCTGGAatg TTGCAGAGTTTTCAAGGCAACGACGTGGCAGCGATTGCAGGTGGCTTGGTGGACGCTGAAGCCCTCATAGCTCTCAAAGATTTACTTAACAGAGTGGATTCTGACACCCTGTGCACTGAAGAGGTCTTCCCCACCGTAGGAGCTGG CACAGATCTGCGTTCCAATTATCTTCTTAATACTACAATCGCTGGTGTGGAGGAGGCAGATGTTGTCCTTCTAGTTGGTACAAATCCACGTTTTGAGGCACCGCTATTTAATGCTAGAATTCGAAAGAG cTGGCTTCATAATGACTTAAAAGTGGCCCTTATAGGCAGCCCAGTGGATCTCACTTACAGATATGATCATCTGGGAGATTCTcccaaaattcttcaagacattgCTTCGGGTAGCCATCCATTCAGCCAG gtccTACAGGAAGCTAAAAAACCAATGGTGGTTTTAGGCAGTTCTGCACTCCAGAGAAATGATGGTGCAGCCATTCTTGCAGCTGTTTCCAACATTGCTCAAAAGGTTCGGACAAGTAGTGGTATTACTGGGGATTGGAAAGTTATGAATATCCTTCATAG GATTGCAAGCCAAGTAGCTGCTTTGGACCTTGGCTATAAGCCTGGGGTGGAAGCAATTCGGAAGAATCCTCCCAAAATGCTGTTTCTCCTGGGAGCAGATGGAGGTTGTATCACTCGACAGGATTTGCCAAAGGATTGTTTCATTGTTTATCAAG GACATCATGGCGACGTGGGAGCTCCAATAGCTGATGTTATTCTCCCTGGTGCTGCTTACACAGAAAAGTCTGCTACTTATGTTAATACCGAGGGCCGAGCTCAGCAGACAAAAGTAGCAGTGACACCTCCTGGCTTGGCAAGAGAAGACTGGAAAATTATAAGAGCCCTTTCTGAG ATCGCAGGTATGACTCTTCCATATGATACTCTGGatcaagtgagaaacagattgGAAGAAGTCTCTCCTAATCTTGTTCGATATGATGATGTTGAAGGAGCTAATTATTTCCAGCAAGCAAGTGAGCTTTCCAAG CTAGTGAACCAACAGCTTCTTGCTGATCCACTTGTTCCACCTCAGCTAACAATAAAAGACTTCTACATGACAG ATTCAATTAGCAGAGCCTCACAGACAATGGCTAAATGTGTCAAAGCTGTTACAGAGGGTGCCCATGCAGTAGAAGAACCATCCATATGCTGA